The proteins below are encoded in one region of Paenibacillus sp. YYML68:
- a CDS encoding IS4 family transposase, translating into MDKDTLFSSFGKWISPICAKTFTDRVREMEQDKYVKKLTTLSYLKLFLHAQIQQRDGLREIAADVLCENFQRELGIQSISASQLSRKHNQVDSSLLEQVFQSLVQHIRRSEAPPSLRKDFKIIDSTTIGLCLQKYKWAEFRKTKAGIKLHFRLAYMDDETAVPEKVKMTPAKQSDRSQLDDVVDEVGCTYVFDRGYIDYAKFDDYCDRGIFFVTRTKKNTAIRQIESFKLPADARVKSDEMVYIGTPQKRMENVLRLIQTEDTEGNPITILTNRFDLEADEIGQIYRERWAIETFFKWMKQHVRIKTFYGTSEQAVMNQVWMALIAFCLLVLVKMETGTKHSLLDLYRWLKVLLWNSAEIWMERIHYKPSRTSAGRRKRV; encoded by the coding sequence ATGGACAAGGATACCCTATTTTCTTCATTTGGTAAATGGATTTCTCCAATTTGTGCGAAGACGTTCACAGATCGTGTTCGTGAAATGGAACAAGATAAATATGTGAAGAAGCTTACAACATTGTCGTACCTTAAATTGTTCTTGCATGCGCAAATTCAGCAGCGAGACGGGCTTCGTGAAATAGCTGCCGATGTGCTTTGTGAAAACTTTCAAAGGGAACTCGGAATCCAATCAATCTCCGCCTCCCAGTTAAGCCGGAAGCATAATCAAGTCGACTCTTCCTTGCTGGAACAAGTATTCCAGTCGCTGGTGCAGCACATTCGCCGAAGCGAAGCTCCTCCTTCCCTGCGAAAAGATTTTAAGATCATCGACTCTACGACCATCGGACTTTGCCTGCAGAAATACAAATGGGCTGAGTTTCGGAAAACGAAAGCTGGAATCAAGCTACACTTTCGCCTGGCGTATATGGATGATGAAACTGCTGTTCCCGAGAAGGTCAAGATGACACCCGCCAAGCAGAGTGATCGCAGTCAGTTGGATGACGTGGTTGATGAAGTGGGTTGCACCTACGTGTTTGATCGCGGCTATATCGACTACGCCAAGTTTGACGACTACTGCGACCGTGGCATTTTCTTTGTGACTCGGACGAAAAAGAATACCGCCATCCGTCAGATTGAGTCGTTTAAACTGCCAGCTGATGCTCGTGTGAAATCGGATGAAATGGTGTACATCGGAACACCGCAGAAGCGAATGGAAAACGTCTTGCGATTGATCCAAACGGAAGATACCGAAGGCAATCCGATTACCATTCTCACGAACCGCTTCGACTTAGAGGCGGATGAAATCGGACAAATCTACCGGGAACGCTGGGCGATTGAAACATTCTTCAAATGGATGAAGCAGCACGTACGCATCAAGACATTTTATGGAACCAGTGAGCAAGCCGTTATGAATCAGGTGTGGATGGCACTCATCGCCTTTTGTCTGCTCGTGCTGGTGAAGATGGAAACGGGCACCAAACACAGTCTGCTGGATCTATACCGGTGGCTAAAGGTCTTGCTATGGAATTCAGCAGAAATCTGGATGGAACGTATTCATTACAAACCCAGTCGAACATCTGCAGGTAGGCGAAAGAGAGTTTAG
- a CDS encoding stalk domain-containing protein, with product MIEYQSRLLNIRFVSEALGAKVQWDDESRIVIFTP from the coding sequence GTGATAGAATATCAAAGTAGGTTGCTAAATATACGCTTCGTCAGCGAAGCGCTCGGAGCGAAGGTGCAGTGGGACGATGAGAGCCGTATTGTGATTTTTACACCGTAG
- a CDS encoding ATP-binding cassette domain-containing protein encodes MYVIKAVERQCRPYLPMLVLLVLVIAIEIAYTSLSPLSFKYLIDDAFLPENVDMFVLVLAVLIIGGLIYLGAGLAGDYILSRMSESVLHDLRNKLLAHLTRQSLDFYARFEQGALLTRLTSDVAAVDRTLTGALPRALKELLGLSIGLCLLLQLEWKLALAMLGGFVVLFLSPGLLRTKAAASSEHYRAVQDSYMSGIDELLKGHRVTKGLHLHRYVMDRMSRHLRAMLESGFRITYTYALMDRIPLTAFLLLNAGVIGLGGYFIMQDDLTVGAFIAFYTIFLSVGQSVSALSQVIPSLIQAEVSFRRIDEVLDYRSRLVTPAQPLPLQSIREGIRFEAVSFGYDPQHRERLALRRITLELPTGGMTAFVGPSGSGKSTALQLLLRFYDPDEGSITVDGNDLRQLDEEQFRTLTGVVLQDSFLFHATIRDNIRLDRTEATEQEVIEAAKAAQVHEFVMQLPQGYDTVVKDYGANLSGGQRQRIAIARVLIRKPQLLVLDEITSALDPVAEAEIHALIESLKGASTIVTVTHRLASVKHADQIVVFREGQAVEAGTHAELLELGGTYRQMWEKQHGFHLSSDGFSATVEVERLSQLPFFHGIPHAHLASISALFVTERYEAGQFVFHEQASGDKLYIIVRGRVGVMKGTDRVAVLEDGDHFGEIALLRHIPRTAGIVTLSQTILLSLRREQLTELTATYPIIGVTLEKSLKERMK; translated from the coding sequence ATGTACGTCATCAAGGCGGTAGAGCGGCAATGTAGGCCGTATCTTCCGATGCTTGTGCTTCTGGTGCTTGTCATAGCCATCGAGATCGCGTATACGTCATTGTCTCCGCTGAGCTTCAAGTACCTTATAGATGATGCGTTCCTTCCGGAAAATGTAGACATGTTCGTTCTGGTGCTGGCTGTCTTGATCATCGGAGGTCTGATCTATCTTGGTGCTGGCTTGGCTGGGGATTATATATTGTCACGGATGAGCGAGAGCGTGCTCCATGACTTGCGTAACAAGCTGCTCGCACATCTGACTCGCCAGTCGCTGGACTTCTACGCGAGGTTCGAGCAGGGGGCGCTGCTGACGAGGCTGACGTCGGACGTGGCGGCAGTTGATCGCACGCTGACCGGAGCGCTGCCTCGTGCGCTGAAGGAGCTGCTGGGCTTGTCGATCGGTCTGTGCCTGCTGCTACAGCTCGAATGGAAGCTGGCGCTTGCGATGCTCGGAGGCTTCGTCGTGCTGTTCCTAAGTCCCGGTCTGCTGCGCACCAAAGCGGCCGCTAGCTCTGAGCATTACCGCGCGGTACAAGATTCGTATATGAGCGGAATCGACGAGCTGCTGAAAGGTCATCGGGTGACGAAGGGGCTTCACCTTCATCGATATGTGATGGACCGGATGTCCCGCCATCTACGAGCGATGCTGGAGTCAGGCTTCAGAATAACGTACACGTACGCGCTGATGGATCGTATTCCGCTCACCGCCTTCCTGCTGCTGAATGCAGGTGTCATCGGACTCGGCGGCTACTTCATCATGCAAGACGACCTGACGGTCGGAGCCTTCATCGCATTCTATACAATCTTCCTGAGTGTCGGCCAGTCGGTTAGTGCGCTGTCGCAGGTGATTCCAAGCCTCATACAAGCGGAGGTAAGCTTCAGACGCATTGACGAGGTGCTCGACTACCGTTCAAGGCTTGTGACACCTGCTCAGCCTCTGCCACTTCAGAGCATACGGGAGGGCATTCGCTTCGAGGCGGTGTCGTTCGGATATGACCCGCAGCATAGAGAGCGTCTTGCTCTTCGGCGTATTACGCTCGAGCTCCCAACAGGAGGCATGACCGCCTTCGTCGGGCCTAGCGGCTCGGGCAAGAGCACCGCCCTGCAGCTGCTCCTGCGGTTCTATGATCCAGATGAAGGCAGCATCACCGTTGACGGTAACGATCTTCGTCAGCTTGACGAGGAGCAATTTCGCACATTGACCGGAGTCGTGCTTCAGGACTCGTTCCTGTTCCATGCGACGATTCGAGATAATATTCGGCTGGACCGCACCGAAGCGACGGAGCAAGAAGTGATCGAGGCGGCCAAGGCTGCTCAGGTTCACGAATTCGTCATGCAGCTGCCTCAAGGATATGACACGGTGGTTAAGGATTACGGGGCTAATCTGTCAGGCGGACAGCGGCAGCGTATTGCTATCGCTCGTGTGCTCATAAGGAAGCCGCAGCTGCTCGTGCTGGATGAGATCACCTCCGCGCTCGATCCTGTGGCAGAGGCTGAGATTCATGCTCTGATTGAGAGCCTTAAGGGTGCATCGACGATCGTCACCGTCACGCACCGTCTTGCATCGGTCAAGCACGCAGATCAGATTGTCGTGTTCCGGGAGGGGCAAGCCGTCGAAGCCGGTACACATGCCGAATTGTTGGAGCTGGGCGGCACGTACAGGCAGATGTGGGAGAAGCAGCACGGCTTCCATCTCTCAAGCGACGGCTTCTCTGCCACTGTCGAGGTGGAGCGATTGTCGCAGCTTCCATTCTTCCATGGTATTCCTCACGCGCACTTAGCTTCGATCTCGGCTCTATTCGTGACCGAACGCTACGAGGCTGGGCAGTTCGTCTTCCATGAGCAGGCGAGCGGAGATAAGCTGTATATTATTGTGCGCGGACGTGTCGGTGTCATGAAGGGAACGGACCGTGTAGCTGTCCTTGAGGATGGCGACCACTTCGGCGAAATTGCACTGCTCCGTCACATTCCACGTACAGCCGGTATCGTCACCTTGTCGCAGACGATTCTGCTGTCGCTCAGGCGGGAGCAGCTGACAGAGCTCACAGCGACGTACCCCATCATCGGCGTGACGCTGGAGAAGTCGTTGAAGGAGCGGATGAAATAA
- a CDS encoding fatty acid desaturase, with product MTQAKLADLKKDVAPYEKTSLKASLFQMANTILPLFVLWYAAYASLEISYGLTLLFAALAGGFTVRTFIIFHDCCHQSFFKSRRANDIVGTITGILTMVPYSQWKASHSIHHATSSNLDKRGVGDVWVLTVDEYLAAPLWRRLAYRMYRHPLVMFGIGPAFIFLIDYRFNRAGARWPERLNTYLTNVSIVGLFAVLIWAIGWQAFLLVQGPVFIVSATLGVWLFYVQHQFEETYFEHEDEWSYVKAAVEGSSYYKLPKLLQWITGNIGFHHVHHLSPKVPNYNLEAAHEASEPLQKATTITIGTSLKSLRYRLWDEKAKEFVSFRDIKHMLRKAKSASEQSMAAAAAKPNFQRK from the coding sequence ATGACTCAAGCGAAGTTAGCTGATCTGAAAAAAGATGTAGCCCCTTACGAAAAAACGAGCCTGAAGGCGAGTCTGTTCCAAATGGCCAATACGATATTGCCGCTGTTTGTGCTGTGGTATGCGGCGTATGCCAGTCTTGAGATATCGTATGGGCTGACGCTGCTGTTCGCCGCGCTTGCTGGCGGCTTCACCGTGCGTACGTTCATCATCTTCCATGACTGCTGTCACCAGTCATTCTTCAAGAGCCGCAGAGCGAATGACATCGTGGGCACGATTACCGGAATCTTGACGATGGTGCCGTACAGCCAGTGGAAAGCAAGCCATTCGATCCATCACGCTACGAGCAGCAACCTCGACAAGCGCGGAGTGGGCGATGTGTGGGTGCTGACAGTGGATGAATATTTGGCAGCGCCGCTGTGGCGTCGTCTGGCTTACCGCATGTACCGTCATCCGCTTGTGATGTTCGGGATTGGACCGGCCTTCATCTTCCTGATTGATTACCGCTTCAATCGTGCTGGAGCAAGATGGCCGGAGCGGTTGAACACGTACTTGACGAACGTATCGATAGTAGGTCTGTTCGCTGTACTCATCTGGGCGATCGGTTGGCAGGCGTTCCTGCTTGTGCAGGGACCTGTATTTATCGTATCGGCTACGCTTGGCGTCTGGCTGTTCTACGTTCAGCATCAGTTCGAGGAGACGTACTTCGAGCATGAGGATGAGTGGAGCTATGTGAAGGCAGCCGTTGAAGGCAGCTCGTACTACAAGCTTCCGAAGCTGCTGCAATGGATTACGGGTAACATCGGCTTCCATCATGTGCATCACTTGAGCCCGAAGGTGCCGAACTACAATCTGGAGGCGGCGCACGAGGCGTCTGAGCCTCTGCAGAAGGCGACGACAATTACGATCGGCACTAGCTTGAAGTCGCTTCGTTACCGTCTGTGGGATGAGAAGGCGAAGGAATTCGTCAGCTTCAGAGACATCAAGCATATGCTACGCAAGGCGAAGTCTGCTTCTGAGCAATCGATGGCCGCGGCAGCAGCGAAGCCGAATTTTCAACGGAAATAA
- a CDS encoding sensor histidine kinase, which produces MHKWHQIFHKNTGLSPYVWVVFYILPFYFIFHASSPYQVASGIAMIIMFFVCYVLAFISKGWQVYFWTSVQIMISIAMTLLFGYVYFSLFLAFFIGNIQNRIGFFTLYTIHLLSTFATINYGFATQNPVFITQLPFVMLSMIGVILLPVNTYNKNKSDKLQGQLEDANKRISELVKLEERQRIARDLHDTLGQKLSLIGLKSDLASKLIHKNPEQAAAEMSDVRQTARHALKEVRELVTQMRGTRLEDEIYRVQQICKAADIDFSLEGSLEKLNISLITENVVSMCLKEAVTNVVKHSGASTCSVVIEPERGELLIRVKDNGIGIGEPESYMKGNGLRGIQERLEFVNGSLEIVSEQGTTLLMKVPAMLKQPLKEADV; this is translated from the coding sequence ATGCATAAGTGGCATCAAATCTTTCATAAAAACACCGGGCTAAGTCCTTATGTATGGGTCGTCTTCTACATCCTGCCGTTCTACTTCATCTTCCATGCTTCATCGCCGTATCAGGTTGCGTCGGGCATCGCGATGATCATCATGTTCTTCGTCTGCTACGTGCTCGCCTTCATCTCGAAGGGCTGGCAGGTCTACTTCTGGACAAGCGTGCAGATTATGATCTCCATTGCGATGACGCTGCTGTTCGGGTACGTGTACTTCTCGCTGTTCCTCGCGTTCTTCATCGGCAACATACAGAATCGGATCGGCTTCTTCACCTTGTATACGATTCATCTGCTCAGCACGTTCGCAACGATCAATTATGGCTTCGCTACGCAAAATCCGGTGTTCATCACGCAGCTGCCGTTCGTCATGCTCAGCATGATCGGCGTCATTCTGCTTCCTGTTAACACGTACAACAAGAACAAGAGTGACAAGCTGCAGGGTCAGCTGGAGGATGCGAACAAGCGTATATCCGAGCTGGTGAAGCTCGAGGAGCGCCAGCGAATTGCTCGGGACCTGCACGATACGCTCGGCCAGAAGCTGTCGCTGATCGGACTGAAGAGCGATCTGGCGAGCAAGCTGATTCATAAGAATCCCGAGCAGGCAGCTGCGGAGATGAGCGACGTCAGGCAGACGGCTCGTCATGCGCTCAAGGAAGTGCGGGAGCTGGTGACCCAGATGCGGGGCACGCGGCTGGAGGACGAAATCTATCGAGTACAGCAGATCTGCAAGGCGGCGGACATCGATTTCTCGCTGGAGGGTAGCCTGGAGAAGCTGAATATTTCGCTCATTACCGAGAACGTCGTTAGCATGTGCTTGAAGGAAGCGGTAACGAACGTGGTTAAGCATAGCGGTGCCTCGACTTGTTCGGTAGTCATTGAGCCGGAACGCGGCGAGCTGCTCATTCGCGTGAAGGACAACGGCATTGGCATAGGGGAGCCTGAGAGCTATATGAAGGGGAACGGACTGCGCGGCATACAAGAACGTCTAGAATTTGTAAACGGCAGCTTGGAGATTGTGTCCGAGCAAGGCACTACGCTGCTGATGAAGGTGCCCGCCATGCTGAAGCAGCCGCTTAAGGAGGCAGACGTATGA
- a CDS encoding response regulator transcription factor: protein MIRIVIAEDQRMLLGALASLLDLEEDMTVVGRAGNGEEAVKLVHEHKPDICIMDIEMPLKSGLEAAEELKGQGCKVIILTTFARPGYFERAVKAGVHGYLLKDSPSEELATTIRSVMAGRRIYAADLVDEAYTQDNNPLTEREKEVLSLMADGKNTKEIASQLYLTTGTVRNYISVILDKLDVSNRIEAIMRFKEKGWFK, encoded by the coding sequence ATGATTAGAATTGTAATCGCCGAGGATCAGCGGATGCTGCTCGGTGCGCTTGCCTCGCTGCTTGATCTGGAAGAGGATATGACCGTCGTCGGTCGTGCAGGCAACGGGGAAGAGGCGGTCAAGCTTGTGCACGAGCATAAGCCGGATATTTGCATCATGGATATCGAGATGCCGCTGAAGAGCGGACTGGAGGCAGCTGAGGAGCTGAAGGGTCAAGGCTGCAAGGTTATTATATTGACGACCTTCGCAAGGCCTGGCTACTTCGAGCGTGCGGTCAAGGCAGGCGTACATGGCTATCTCCTGAAGGACAGCCCGAGCGAGGAGCTCGCGACGACGATCCGCAGCGTCATGGCCGGACGGCGCATCTATGCTGCAGATCTCGTGGATGAGGCTTACACGCAGGACAACAATCCGCTAACGGAGCGGGAGAAGGAAGTGCTGTCGCTTATGGCAGACGGCAAGAATACGAAGGAAATTGCTAGTCAGCTGTATTTGACAACCGGGACGGTACGCAATTATATATCTGTCATACTCGATAAGCTCGATGTGAGCAACCGGATCGAGGCGATCATGAGGTTCAAGGAGAAGGGCTGGTTCAAGTGA
- a CDS encoding TIM barrel protein, with product MNDIRLKTNLKPSNIADRLQYNPSIIEFYLGETDLLQPELIRERIRELQSKGIRVYLHHPPKVQGKRLDILSRDEEVRTFYHRSSEQLAMLCHEEDVRCVIHAHYSHTESSGRVGPSETRRMRDEIRSILEYGRDVFLWEDTIEGLFAYANPYLMEELVVPLNLPLNVDVSHTFISFRGDNDKLRQTLEQTHPYAQYYHLVDSFGLVHDSLPLGEGLIDWAMVKPYVADRDFIFEVGLAGDHSDCTPMIRSAEFFRSIQPIYR from the coding sequence ATGAACGATATTCGATTGAAAACGAACTTGAAGCCAAGCAACATCGCCGATCGGCTGCAATATAACCCGTCCATTATAGAGTTCTATCTTGGGGAAACCGACCTGCTGCAGCCTGAGCTGATCCGTGAGCGTATACGTGAGCTGCAGAGTAAAGGGATTCGCGTCTATCTGCATCACCCTCCGAAGGTTCAGGGGAAGCGGCTTGACATCTTGTCCCGTGATGAGGAGGTGCGCACGTTCTATCACCGATCGTCTGAGCAGCTGGCCATGCTGTGTCACGAGGAAGATGTTAGATGCGTCATTCACGCACATTACAGTCACACAGAAAGCTCGGGACGAGTTGGTCCGTCGGAGACGCGTAGGATGCGGGACGAGATTCGGTCGATTCTGGAGTACGGACGTGACGTTTTCCTATGGGAGGATACGATTGAGGGGTTATTCGCATATGCGAATCCGTATTTAATGGAGGAGCTGGTCGTACCGCTGAACCTGCCGCTGAATGTCGATGTAAGTCATACGTTCATCAGCTTCCGCGGTGATAATGATAAGCTGAGGCAGACGCTGGAGCAGACGCATCCGTATGCGCAATATTACCACCTCGTCGATAGCTTTGGACTTGTCCACGATTCGTTGCCTCTTGGCGAAGGCCTCATAGATTGGGCAATGGTGAAGCCGTATGTAGCGGACCGTGACTTCATCTTCGAGGTTGGGCTCGCGGGCGATCACAGCGATTGTACACCGATGATACGAAGCGCTGAGTTTTTTAGGAGCATACAGCCTATCTATAGGTAA
- a CDS encoding peptidoglycan-binding protein, which produces MNKSKKLIVALAISCTAAVSIASSALAVAGHANVAAVGTASSNSFYGVSYQSTYSYGQTHTQIGVLKSNLKTWRSYNESYFTGIPKITSTDNYFDTATRDNLKKFQSLKGLTADGIYGAASRNAMHASLGFSPKGYVRVGNTSIYTNYNDTASGLAGDSTYKLDHSYVTSSTLTTLGQIAQGFYNTYYKKLEINDASLIDGADTPEHSTHMDGKTVDIRNAGMTAAQEKKVIELAVANSNVKQVIFYTTHGVVSSKILVRADHADHFHLGMTN; this is translated from the coding sequence ATGAACAAGAGTAAGAAGTTAATCGTCGCTTTAGCCATTTCCTGCACAGCTGCGGTCTCGATCGCATCCAGCGCCCTGGCCGTTGCCGGTCACGCCAATGTTGCAGCCGTCGGCACAGCCAGCTCCAACAGCTTCTATGGTGTAAGCTACCAATCTACCTACTCTTATGGCCAGACTCACACGCAGATCGGCGTCCTGAAGAGCAACCTGAAGACGTGGAGATCGTACAATGAGTCTTACTTCACAGGCATACCCAAAATTACAAGCACGGACAACTACTTCGACACAGCGACAAGAGACAACCTGAAGAAGTTCCAAAGCTTGAAGGGCTTGACAGCTGACGGTATCTACGGCGCAGCAAGCCGCAACGCGATGCACGCTTCGCTCGGCTTCTCGCCGAAGGGCTACGTACGCGTTGGCAACACGTCCATCTACACGAACTACAACGATACGGCAAGCGGCTTGGCTGGCGACAGCACGTACAAGCTGGACCATAGCTATGTGACATCTTCCACATTGACGACCCTTGGTCAAATCGCTCAAGGCTTCTACAACACGTACTACAAAAAGCTTGAGATCAACGACGCAAGCTTGATCGATGGCGCAGACACACCTGAGCACAGCACGCATATGGACGGCAAAACGGTCGACATCCGTAACGCCGGCATGACTGCTGCTCAAGAGAAGAAGGTGATTGAGCTTGCTGTTGCGAACTCCAACGTGAAGCAAGTAATCTTCTACACGACACATGGCGTAGTCAGCTCCAAGATTCTCGTTCGCGCGGACCATGCGGACCACTTCCACCTGGGTATGACTAACTAA
- a CDS encoding YecA family protein, whose amino-acid sequence MKKADEKLWMELKQPLILEEQLVKLTKQELLSIRDNLGLKGSSALKKQELVDTIAAQLPEQLPRLLDKLDAVQYHILKKAATQDGLLEQQLDYQHIYYFKDRGLLFPGTIEGKRLAAMPKAVLDSFDEHDSEAYQAIVQANTRLVKLSHGMLYYYGTLSLFELEELLQQYDGLRGVGADWISVLFEAEEYGQQIELGAYGFSHALVQDPGIVKEEHRLRAELPFYPFTEEQLLEAGERGYVQRNGQFDAFTAFIRSRYALSDGDADSLVAECLNSIQNGELPGNLVLHLQQQLEMTDVATVQAFMGHLIALHNSCRHWGLKGYSPDEMNPARMVKESSTKVRGAESSDTSSSKVAVRPGRNEPCPCGSGKKYKKCCGS is encoded by the coding sequence ATGAAGAAAGCGGATGAGAAGCTGTGGATGGAGCTGAAGCAGCCGCTCATCCTCGAGGAGCAGCTAGTCAAGCTGACCAAACAAGAGCTGCTCTCGATTCGAGATAATCTTGGCTTGAAGGGCTCGAGCGCTCTGAAGAAGCAGGAGCTCGTCGATACGATTGCGGCACAGCTGCCTGAGCAGCTGCCAAGACTGCTGGACAAGCTGGATGCTGTCCAGTACCACATTCTGAAGAAGGCGGCGACGCAGGACGGTCTCTTGGAGCAGCAGCTAGACTATCAGCATATCTATTACTTTAAGGACCGGGGGCTGTTGTTTCCCGGCACGATCGAAGGCAAGCGGCTAGCAGCGATGCCAAAGGCGGTGCTGGATTCCTTCGACGAGCATGACAGCGAGGCATACCAGGCGATCGTGCAAGCGAATACGAGGCTGGTCAAGCTGTCACACGGCATGCTGTACTATTACGGTACATTGAGTCTATTCGAGCTTGAAGAGCTTCTTCAGCAATATGATGGGCTTCGCGGCGTGGGTGCCGACTGGATATCGGTCTTGTTCGAAGCGGAGGAGTATGGTCAGCAGATCGAGCTTGGCGCATACGGCTTCTCGCATGCTCTTGTCCAAGACCCGGGTATTGTGAAGGAGGAGCACCGGCTGAGAGCCGAGCTTCCGTTCTACCCGTTCACGGAGGAGCAGCTGCTGGAGGCCGGCGAGCGAGGTTATGTCCAGCGTAACGGGCAGTTCGATGCATTCACCGCGTTCATCCGTTCGCGGTATGCGCTATCGGATGGCGATGCGGATTCGCTCGTGGCAGAGTGCTTGAACTCGATCCAGAATGGAGAGCTGCCAGGCAATCTGGTACTCCATCTGCAGCAGCAGCTGGAGATGACGGATGTTGCGACCGTGCAAGCCTTCATGGGACATCTCATTGCTCTCCATAACTCCTGTAGACACTGGGGCTTGAAGGGCTACTCCCCAGATGAAATGAATCCCGCGCGTATGGTGAAGGAGTCTTCCACGAAGGTACGCGGAGCTGAGAGCTCTGATACGTCCTCCTCGAAGGTCGCCGTGCGTCCCGGCCGCAACGAGCCGTGTCCTTGCGGCAGCGGCAAGAAGTATAAGAAGTGCTGCGGGAGCTAG
- a CDS encoding SDR family oxidoreductase has translation MNSYPEYPYYSKKTECEEQPVAFPPQKQDWQPGLEYVMTPRPIYDNPAYVGSGKLKGKIALITGGDSGIGRAVAVAFAKEGADVAFTYLYEHQDAEETARVVESYGSRCLPMSLDMRTKAVCTDAVERTEKQLGGLNIVVNNQAVQFEQMSLLDISEEQLELTFRTNVFAYFYVTQAALPYLKEGDAIINTASITAYRGSPTLLDYSATKGATVTFSRSLSMSLVDQGIRVNTVAPGPFWTPLTPATYKAEKVSTFGTSTPMKRAGQPFEAAPAYVYLASDDSRYVTGETMHVNGGDFIGA, from the coding sequence ATGAACAGTTACCCGGAATATCCGTACTACAGCAAGAAGACGGAATGTGAGGAACAGCCGGTCGCTTTTCCACCGCAAAAGCAAGATTGGCAGCCCGGACTTGAATATGTGATGACCCCAAGGCCGATCTACGACAATCCGGCCTATGTCGGGAGCGGAAAGCTGAAGGGCAAGATCGCGCTCATTACGGGCGGCGACAGCGGAATCGGACGTGCGGTAGCTGTCGCCTTCGCGAAGGAAGGTGCTGATGTTGCGTTCACCTACCTCTATGAGCATCAAGATGCGGAGGAGACGGCACGTGTGGTGGAGTCATATGGCAGCAGATGCTTGCCGATGAGCCTCGACATGCGGACGAAGGCGGTGTGCACGGACGCTGTAGAGCGGACGGAGAAGCAGCTCGGCGGCTTGAATATCGTCGTGAACAACCAAGCCGTGCAGTTCGAGCAGATGAGTCTTCTCGATATTAGTGAGGAGCAGCTCGAGCTGACGTTTCGCACGAATGTGTTCGCATACTTCTATGTCACGCAGGCAGCCCTTCCTTACTTGAAGGAGGGCGATGCGATCATTAACACAGCCTCCATTACCGCCTATCGCGGATCGCCAACGCTGCTCGATTACTCGGCGACGAAGGGGGCAACGGTGACGTTCAGCCGATCGCTGTCGATGTCGCTTGTGGATCAGGGTATTCGTGTCAACACCGTAGCGCCAGGGCCGTTCTGGACCCCGCTTACGCCTGCTACCTATAAGGCGGAGAAGGTATCGACCTTCGGCACGAGCACGCCGATGAAGCGGGCCGGTCAGCCGTTCGAGGCGGCCCCGGCCTATGTGTATTTGGCAAGCGATGATTCGCGCTATGTGACAGGGGAGACGATGCATGTGAATGGCGGCGACTTCATCGGAGCCTAG
- a CDS encoding futalosine hydrolase, whose product MKKQEGMKSGSETSSADQRESAPSRGGVLIMTAVEAEREAVLRGLSGLDGVDVLLAGVGPAASAASTAVALARSGKPYRLVVSMGIGGGFPGVADIGSLVIANKIIAADLGVETADGFLSVDELGFGASQVAVAMELVQRLAEAMRSSSAQSTETLTAVHVGPVLTVTTATGTAQTAARLAKRVPGAAAEAMEGYGVAVAAQAAGIPVLELRAISNAVGPRDRSAWRIPEALRTLEAAAAALKEVLI is encoded by the coding sequence ATGAAGAAGCAAGAAGGTATGAAGTCGGGAAGCGAGACGAGCTCCGCTGATCAGAGAGAATCGGCGCCGAGCAGAGGCGGCGTGCTCATCATGACAGCCGTCGAGGCGGAGCGTGAGGCGGTGCTTCGGGGACTGTCCGGCCTCGACGGCGTGGACGTGCTGCTCGCGGGCGTCGGTCCGGCGGCATCGGCGGCAAGCACAGCGGTGGCGCTGGCTCGCAGCGGCAAGCCGTATCGGCTCGTCGTGAGCATGGGCATCGGCGGCGGCTTTCCCGGTGTTGCGGACATCGGCTCGCTGGTCATCGCGAATAAGATCATAGCGGCTGATCTCGGTGTTGAGACGGCAGACGGCTTTCTCAGCGTGGACGAGCTCGGCTTCGGCGCGTCACAGGTGGCTGTAGCTATGGAGCTAGTCCAGAGGTTGGCCGAAGCTATGCGGAGCAGCAGTGCACAGAGCACGGAGACACTTACCGCGGTGCATGTCGGTCCGGTGCTGACGGTGACGACGGCTACAGGCACGGCCCAGACAGCCGCGAGGCTTGCTAAGCGTGTGCCCGGCGCAGCTGCCGAGGCGATGGAGGGCTACGGGGTGGCCGTCGCCGCACAGGCCGCAGGCATTCCCGTGCTGGAGCTGCGTGCGATCTCGAACGCAGTCGGTCCTCGTGACAGGTCTGCATGGCGCATCCCGGAGGCGCTGCGCACGCTGGAGGCCGCCGCGGCAGCATTGAAGGAGGTATTGATATGA